The Arachis duranensis cultivar V14167 chromosome 2, aradu.V14167.gnm2.J7QH, whole genome shotgun sequence genome has a window encoding:
- the LOC110278307 gene encoding uncharacterized protein LOC110278307 — MDDRVVLKIYYYGQILLETYEGVQFVCENPLDIVIPFTLSFEELKGVICEKIDSQRFKRVSCILYRYPLSVFGGFVQFQTKYVTDEASMHEMFSLYMDNRHRMSCIELYIEFEQSEADCNIELEDYNSESEDEFESNYEIVGPGEDEDETGSDMNADVAEVANALANPHSFQEPSFMRSLDLEAMHAPEFPQYMNSALPVVADGEFTVGMEFSSREAVIKAMKDYTIRRSVDYRVYESEPTTFYAKCTEYGNGCDWLIRVTKMQKKYCWEIRRYNGSHTCTRSTISQDHSKLDSKTVAEAIKPLVEVDPSIKVKSIIAEVQSKFNYTISYRKAWLAKQQAVESIFGGWEASYEALLIWFEAMCQKEPSAVVHFETMPAYQGDDLIPDIRVLHRVFWSYYPCIRAFRHCKPVVQVDGTHLYGKYKGCLLVVVSQDGNNNIVPIAFAIVEGETSDAWYFFLSNLRQHVVTRDGVGLISDRHDSIRSAIERSNGA; from the exons ATGGATGATAGAGTTGTGTTGAAGATTTATTATTACGGGCAGATTTTACTGGAAACATATGAGGGGGTTCAATTTGTGTGTGAGAATCCATTAGATATTGTTATTCCGTTCACATTATCATTTGAGGAATTGAAAGGGgtgatttgtgagaagatagaTTCTCAAAGATTTAAGAGAGTATCGTGTATTTTGTACAGGTATCCGTTATCTGTGTTTGGTGGGTTCGTTCAATTTCAGACCAAGTACGTCACAGATGAAGCGAGTATGCATGAAATGTTTTCATTGTATATGGATAATCGCCACCGAATGTCGTGCATCGAGTTGTATATTGAGTTTGAGCAATCCGAAGCAGACTGTAACATTGAGTTGGAAGATTATAATAGTGAAAGCGAGGATGAATTTGAAAGTAACTACGAGATCGTTGGTCCAGGTGAAGACGAAGATGAAACTGGCAGTGATATGAACGCAGATGTGGCAGAAGTTGCAAATGCACTAGCAAACCCGCATTCGTTTCAGGAGCCTTCTTTCATGCGGTCGTTGGATTTGGAGGCTATGCACGCACCGGAGTTTCCGCAATATATGAATTCAG CCCTTCCTGTTGTGGCGGATGGTGAGTTCACAGTGGGGATGGAATTCAGTTCAAGGGAGGCAGTAATCAAGGCAATGAAAGATTATACCATCCGAAGAAGTGTAGACTATCGGGTATATGAGTCGGAACCCACGACATTTTATGCCAAATGTACAGAATATGGCAATGGTTGTGACTGGTTGATCAGGGTAACCAAAATGCAGAAGAAGTACTGTTGGGAGATAAGGAGGTATAATGGAAGTCACACGTGTACCAGGTCAACTATTTCTCAAGACCATTCGAAACTGGATTCGAAGACAGTTGCAGAAGCAATTAAGCCGTTGGTAGAAGTTGACCCGTCTATAAAGGTGAAATCAATCATTGCTGAAGTCCAGTCAAAGTTTAACTACACCATCAGTTATCGCAAGGCTTGGTTAGCAAAGCAGCAGGCGGTGGAATCAATTTTCGGTGGTTGGGAAGCATCGTATGAAGCTTTGCTCATATGGTTTGAGGCCATGTGTCAAAAGGAGCCATCAGCAGTGGTTCACTTTGAAACAATGCCTGCTTACCAGGGGGATGATTTGATTCCTGATATACGTGTATTGCATAGAGTTTTTTGGAGCTATTATCCTTGTATAAGGGCCTTCAGACACTGCAAGCCAGTGGTGCAGGTGGACGGGACTCATTTGTATGGAAAATACAAGGGTTGTTTATTGGTTGTAGTCTCACAGGATGGTAATAACAACATAGTGCCTATTGCATTTGCcatagtggagggagagactTCGGATGCATGGTACTTTTTCCTGAGTAACTTGCGTCAACATGTGGTGACACGTGATGGAGTGGGACTTATCTCTGATCGACACGATTCTATTAGGTCAGCTATTGAAAGAAGTAATGGTGCTTGA